A region of the Roseiflexus sp. RS-1 genome:
TTCGGACTCCTGATCGTGCCGACGGTCATGACCCACGCATGGCAACTCCCGCCGCCGCCGCCTGCCGGTCAACCGCCGTCCATCTCCGGCGCACAACAGATCGGTACGGCATTTATGCGCGAATATCTTCTGCCGTTCGAAGTGGCGGCCATCCTGCTGCTGGTTGCCATGATCGGCGCGATTGTGGTCGCCTTCGAGGAGCGTGAGCAACGACGCCGCGTGTTGACGCTGGCGGAACAGGTGCGTCTGCGTCGGCAACGGCAGCAGCAGGTTGCAACCCTTCCTGAGCCAGCGGTGAGCGCTGTTCAACCGTCGGAGGCCACCGGCGGCGAGACGTGAGCGGGATCGAGGCTGAGTGTTCTGCTTTCCTGTTGTTCTGCATCGAGGCGCGCTATGCCGTCAATGACTGAGGCGGTTCCACTTCCCTGGGTGCTGACCCTTGCCGGCGCACTCTTCTGCGTCGGGCTATTCGGCGCACTCTCACGGCGCAACACCGTCGGCATTCTGCTGGGCATTGAACTGATGCTCAACGCCGTGAACATTAATCTGGTTGCGTTCTGGCGCTACCTGGAGCCGAATGTCGTCGCCGGACAGACCTTCGCGCTGTTTGTCATTACCGTTGCCGCTGCGGAAGCGGCCATCGGTCTGGCGATGATTATTGCCATCTACCGCGCGCGCCAGACCGTCAATGCCGATGAGGTCGATAGTTTGCGCGGGTGAGAGATGCCGTTGCAGGTTGCAGGTTGCAGGTTGAAAGTTGACAGTTGCAGGTCGCAGGTTGCAGGTTGACAGTTGCAGGTTGCAGGTTGCAGGTTGACAGTTGCAGGTTGCAGGTTGAACGTGGGAGCGTTGCAGGTTGCAGGTTTGGGGTTGCAGGTTGCACGTTGAAGGTTACAGGTTTGGGGTTGAAAGTTGCACGTTGAAGGTTGTTCTCGGTTCCCGGTTCTCAGTTCTCGGTTCTCAGTTCTCAGTTCAAGGACAGCGTATGGGATGGTTTTTGCAGAATGCCTGGCTGATCCCGCTCCTGCCGCTGATCGGCTTTGCGGTCATTACCCTGACGCCGATCCAGCGCAATAAGCAGGCGAGCGCATGGCTGGCGACATTGCTGATGGTCGGTGCGACGATCATCGCGCTCGGCACCGCCGTCGAAGTTGCCAGCGGCGTCAAAATCGAACCAGATGGCGCAGTTGCAGAACCGACGCACGCGACACACACCGCAGCGCCTGCCGGAGAAAAGGCCGGTCACGGCTTCGAGTGGCGCGACCCGAACATCGTTCGCACCGTGCGCTGGGCGCCATCCGGCGGCGACATCCCATTCACCATGGGGTATATCATCGACCCGGCAGTGGCGGCGATGCTGGTGATGGTCACGATTACCGCCACCTGCATTCACCTGTTTTCGGTCGGCTACATGGCGCATGATCCGCGCCAGGCGCGTTTCTTCTCGTTCATTTCGCTCTTCACCGCCGCAATGCTGGCGATGGTGATGGCCAGCAATCTATTGCTCTTCTTTATGGCGTGGGAGATCATGGGGCTTTGCTCCTACCTGTTGATCGGCTTCTGGTACGATAAAAACTACGCCGATCCCAACCAGATCACCCCGCGCCAGGCGGCGATCAAGGCATTCATTACTACCCGGATCGGCGACGTGCTGTTGATGATCGGTCTGGCATGGCTGTGGACTGAAGCTGGCACCCTGGAACTCGGCACAGGACCCGGACAGGTGTTCAACCCGGAGTTGCTGGAGCGGCTGGCTGCCACGGTCACCGGCATCGGCATCAGCGCCGCCACCGGTATCGCGCTGCTGATCTTCTGCGGCACCATCGGCAAATCGGCGCAGTTCCCGCTGCACGTCTGGCTTCCTGACGCGATGGAAGGTCCGACTCCGGTCTCAGCCCTGATCCACGCCGCCACCATGGTGTCGGCGGGTGTGTTCCTGACCGCCCGTACCTTCCCGATCTTCCAGGTCAGCGATGCGTTGCCGATTGTTGCAACCATTGGCGCGTTCACGGCGCTGTTCGCCGCGCTGATCGCCGTCGGTCAGTTCGATATCAAGCGCATTCTGGCATACTCGACCCTTTCGCAACTGGGGTTCATGGTTGCGGCGCTGGGCATCGGCGGATGGGTGGCAGCCATGTTTCACCTGCTGACCCACGCCTTCTTCAAGGCGCTGCTGTTCCTCGGTTCGGGGTCGGTTATCCACGGTATGGAAGCTGCGGTCGGTCACGACTCGAATACCGCGCAGGACATCCGCAACATGGGGGGGTTGCGCCGTCTGATGCCGGTGACGTTCTTCACCTATATGGCGGGCTTTCTGGCGCTTGCCGGGTTCCCCGGTTTCGCCGGGTTCTGGAGCAAGGACGAAATCCTGGCGGATGCGTTTCGCGCCAATACGCTGGTATGGATTGTGCTCAGCCTGGCATCACTCCTGACGGCATTCTACATGACACGCCAGGTGATGCTGGTGTTTTTCGGATCGTTCCGCGGTCATCATCCACGGCAACCGGCGTATGCGTTCGCGCACCACGCTGATCACCACCACGAGGCGCACGACCCGCACGAAAGTCCCTGGACGATGACCGTGCCGCTGGTGATTCTGGCGCTGTTTGCTGTGTTCGCCGGTCTCGTCAATCTACCGTTCGACGGGTTCCATCATCTGGCGGAGTTCTTCGGGCAGGAAGCAGGAAAACTGAACCTGCTGGTCATGGGGATTTCGAGCGCGATTGCGCTTGTCGGCATTGCGCTTGGCTGGCTGGTGTACCGTCAGGCGTTCACAGCCTCGGCTGAGGAAGCCGACCCGCTGGAACGGATGGTTCCCGGCGTCTTTACCATGCTCAACCGCAAGTTTTATATCGATGAACTGTACGCGGCGACGTTCGGCGCACTCACAACCATCCTGGCGCGCGTCTGGACATGGTTCGATGCACAGGTGCTGGATCGCCTGGTGATCGATACCGGACGCTTTACCCGTTTCCTGGGACAGGTGAACTTTATTATCGATGATGCCGTGCTGAACGACGGCGCCGACCTGGTGGCAACCGGCACGCAGGTTGCCGGGGATCGCACGCGCCGGACAACCACCGGCAAAATCCAGGATTATGTTGCGCTGGCTTTTGCCGGCGCTGTCGTGCTGGGGGTGCTGTACCTGTATGTGGTGCGGTGAAGGTTCGTAAGGTTGAAGGCACGTCCCGAACACAGCAGTAGGGTTGCAGGTCCGAAGGTAACCATATGACATACCTGGCATACGCATCGACGCCATGGCTGACGCTGCTGATCCTGTCACCCCTGGTCGGGCTGGCGCTGACGGCGCTGGCAGGCGCGCTGCGCCTCGATGATCGCACAGCCATGATCGGCGCAACGGCGTGGTCTACCGTCCCCCTTGCTCTGGCAATTATCGTCTGGGTCGGGTTCAACCCGAACGCCACCGCCGATGGGCAGGGGGTCGTGCAATTCGTCGAGAAGATTCCGTGGGTGCAGGCGATCCGGGTCGATTATTTCGTTGGGGTGGACGGCATCAGTATGCCGCTGGTGATCCTGACGGCGGCGATGACGCCGGTGGCGATGCTGGCGTCGTTCAGCGTCACACAGCGGGTGAAACTGTACCTGGCGCTGATGTTTCTGCTGGAAACGGCAATGCTGGGGTACTTCCTGGCGCTCAATTTCTTCTTCTTCTTCATCTTCTGGGAATTCAGCCTGGTTCCGGCATATTTTCTCATTCAAGGATGGGGACGCCGCCACACCACTGATGCCGACCCGGAACAGCGCCGCCGCGATGCCGCACTGAAGTTCTTCGTCTATACCATGGCCGGTTCGATCGGCATGCTCCTCCTGTTTCAGTTCTTCTATGTCGCCACCGCCGCCGCCGGTATTCCAACGTTCGATCTGATCACGCTGGCGCGATTGGGGCAGGGGTTGACGGTCGAACGCGCGGCGCTCGATCCGGTGAACCTGACGTTGCAAGAGATTATCTTCAATTATGTCGAGCAACTCGGAATTGCCGATGTGCTTGGGCGTTACCCGTTGCTCTACACATCGATTGCGTTCTGGGCGATTTTTATCGCCTTTGCGATCAAACTCGGCATCTGGCCCTTCCACACCTGGCTGCCGGACGCCTATAGCGAAGCGCCGCCAGCGGCGTCCATCCTGTTGGCGGCGGTGATGTCGAAAATGGGCGCCTACGGCATGCTGCGCCTGATGCTTCCCCTGGTTCCCGACGCGGCGCAGTATTTTGGTCCGGCAATCGGCGCGCTGGCGCTGATCGGCGTTGTGGCTGGCGCCTTCGGCGCACTCGGTCAGGTCGGCGGCGACCTCAAGCGCCTGATCGCGTACACCTCGGTCAACCACATGGGGTACGTCGGTCTGGCAATTGCCGCAGCTGCGACCGTCGGCGCGGCGGATGTCGCCACCCGTGCAACGGCGATCAATGGCGCGTTGTTCCAGATGGTTGCGCACGGTCTCTCAACCGGCGCGCTCTTCCTGATGGCGGGCATGCTTGCCGAAC
Encoded here:
- a CDS encoding NADH-quinone oxidoreductase subunit J family protein, with the translated sequence MNTLITILFLVFAVFILVAAIMTVTVKNIVHAALWLISSFFGVGALYLLMEAEFLGVAQVLIYVGAVSILILFAIMLTRDLEGSQNRQLTPRWWIALLVPAALFGLLIVPTVMTHAWQLPPPPPAGQPPSISGAQQIGTAFMREYLLPFEVAAILLLVAMIGAIVVAFEEREQRRRVLTLAEQVRLRRQRQQQVATLPEPAVSAVQPSEATGGET
- the nuoK gene encoding NADH-quinone oxidoreductase subunit NuoK produces the protein MTEAVPLPWVLTLAGALFCVGLFGALSRRNTVGILLGIELMLNAVNINLVAFWRYLEPNVVAGQTFALFVITVAAAEAAIGLAMIIAIYRARQTVNADEVDSLRG
- a CDS encoding complex I subunit 4 family protein, translating into MTYLAYASTPWLTLLILSPLVGLALTALAGALRLDDRTAMIGATAWSTVPLALAIIVWVGFNPNATADGQGVVQFVEKIPWVQAIRVDYFVGVDGISMPLVILTAAMTPVAMLASFSVTQRVKLYLALMFLLETAMLGYFLALNFFFFFIFWEFSLVPAYFLIQGWGRRHTTDADPEQRRRDAALKFFVYTMAGSIGMLLLFQFFYVATAAAGIPTFDLITLARLGQGLTVERAALDPVNLTLQEIIFNYVEQLGIADVLGRYPLLYTSIAFWAIFIAFAIKLGIWPFHTWLPDAYSEAPPAASILLAAVMSKMGAYGMLRLMLPLVPDAAQYFGPAIGALALIGVVAGAFGALGQVGGDLKRLIAYTSVNHMGYVGLAIAAAATVGAADVATRATAINGALFQMVAHGLSTGALFLMAGMLAERTGSDDMRSLAGLRTTMPVFAGAMGVATFANLGLPGLAGFVGEFFIFRGVWASLPLFALLATIGLVVTALALLRMYGQMFHGQTNERSAMPDMRLAGREFLAVAPLLIALLILGIYPAPIMDLSNQTATALARVFLP
- the nuoL gene encoding NADH-quinone oxidoreductase subunit L gives rise to the protein MGWFLQNAWLIPLLPLIGFAVITLTPIQRNKQASAWLATLLMVGATIIALGTAVEVASGVKIEPDGAVAEPTHATHTAAPAGEKAGHGFEWRDPNIVRTVRWAPSGGDIPFTMGYIIDPAVAAMLVMVTITATCIHLFSVGYMAHDPRQARFFSFISLFTAAMLAMVMASNLLLFFMAWEIMGLCSYLLIGFWYDKNYADPNQITPRQAAIKAFITTRIGDVLLMIGLAWLWTEAGTLELGTGPGQVFNPELLERLAATVTGIGISAATGIALLIFCGTIGKSAQFPLHVWLPDAMEGPTPVSALIHAATMVSAGVFLTARTFPIFQVSDALPIVATIGAFTALFAALIAVGQFDIKRILAYSTLSQLGFMVAALGIGGWVAAMFHLLTHAFFKALLFLGSGSVIHGMEAAVGHDSNTAQDIRNMGGLRRLMPVTFFTYMAGFLALAGFPGFAGFWSKDEILADAFRANTLVWIVLSLASLLTAFYMTRQVMLVFFGSFRGHHPRQPAYAFAHHADHHHEAHDPHESPWTMTVPLVILALFAVFAGLVNLPFDGFHHLAEFFGQEAGKLNLLVMGISSAIALVGIALGWLVYRQAFTASAEEADPLERMVPGVFTMLNRKFYIDELYAATFGALTTILARVWTWFDAQVLDRLVIDTGRFTRFLGQVNFIIDDAVLNDGADLVATGTQVAGDRTRRTTTGKIQDYVALAFAGAVVLGVLYLYVVR